In a single window of the Planctomycetia bacterium genome:
- a CDS encoding cation:proton antiporter, with translation MQTTSHTAAPGRVFGASTAYGLMIGLAALGFLLVRWLGGDLTASEMDLVRDAAPGPAALSNNAILHVFVALTAVILTGRALGWLFARLRQPPVIGEVMAGILLGPSLLGREVSGWLLPASVAPYLEIVAQLGVVLYMFLIGLELNGELLRRRATTTLAISHASIVAPFLLGAGLSLLLYPVLSHRGVSFTSFSLFMGVAMSITAFPVLARILTDLRWQQTELGVIALGAAAIGDATAWCLLAVAVAVVQSQVGAAAQTCALAFAFIVGMLVVIRPLAERWARRMESRSLGVAALAGLLAAVLAAAALTEAIGIHAIFGAFLVGAIIPHDSRIAREATERLHDIVTVLLLPAFFALTGMRTEIGLVSGWQDWMLCGLIILAATAGKFGGAIGAARYTGMPWRDAWTLGALMNTRGLMELIVLNVGLDLGVISPTLFAMMVLMALVTTLMTTPIVLGIQHGSRAGMPNVEIRMTN, from the coding sequence ATGCAAACCACTTCGCACACCGCCGCTCCCGGGCGCGTCTTTGGCGCTAGCACGGCATATGGGCTGATGATCGGCCTGGCGGCGCTGGGATTTTTGTTGGTGCGCTGGCTCGGGGGTGATTTAACGGCGTCGGAAATGGATCTCGTGCGCGACGCGGCGCCGGGCCCTGCGGCGTTGAGCAACAATGCGATACTGCATGTCTTCGTGGCGCTCACCGCTGTAATTCTGACCGGCCGCGCGCTGGGCTGGCTCTTCGCGCGACTGCGCCAGCCGCCGGTGATTGGCGAAGTGATGGCCGGCATTCTGCTAGGGCCGTCACTCCTCGGGCGCGAGGTCTCCGGTTGGCTGTTGCCAGCGTCGGTCGCGCCGTACTTGGAGATCGTCGCCCAGTTGGGCGTCGTGCTGTACATGTTCCTGATCGGCCTGGAATTGAACGGCGAATTACTGCGCCGCCGTGCGACGACCACGTTGGCAATCTCGCATGCCAGCATTGTCGCGCCGTTCTTGCTCGGCGCGGGGCTATCGCTGCTGTTGTATCCCGTGCTGTCGCATCGCGGGGTTTCGTTCACGAGCTTTTCGCTGTTCATGGGCGTGGCGATGTCGATCACCGCGTTCCCCGTGCTGGCACGGATTTTGACCGATTTGCGCTGGCAGCAAACGGAATTGGGCGTGATCGCGCTTGGCGCCGCCGCGATCGGCGACGCCACGGCCTGGTGCTTGTTGGCCGTCGCAGTCGCCGTGGTGCAGTCACAAGTCGGCGCGGCCGCGCAAACCTGCGCATTGGCCTTCGCGTTCATCGTCGGGATGCTCGTCGTGATTCGACCCTTGGCCGAACGATGGGCCCGGCGGATGGAATCGCGATCGCTCGGCGTCGCCGCGTTAGCGGGATTGCTGGCCGCGGTGTTGGCCGCGGCGGCACTCACCGAAGCCATTGGCATCCATGCGATCTTCGGGGCGTTCTTGGTAGGGGCGATCATTCCCCACGATAGCCGCATCGCGCGCGAAGCGACCGAACGATTGCATGACATCGTGACCGTCCTGTTGTTACCGGCGTTCTTCGCCCTGACGGGCATGCGAACCGAGATCGGTCTGGTCAGCGGCTGGCAGGATTGGATGTTGTGCGGTTTGATCATTCTGGCCGCCACCGCTGGAAAATTCGGCGGCGCGATTGGCGCGGCGCGCTATACCGGCATGCCCTGGCGCGACGCCTGGACGCTCGGGGCCCTCATGAACACGCGCGGGCTGATGGAATTGATCGTGCTGAACGTCGGCCTCGACCTCGGCGTCATCTCGCCGACGCTGTTCGCCATGATGGTACTGATGGCGCTCGTGACGACGCTCATGACGACGCCGATTGTGCTGGGGATTCAGCACGGAAGCAGAGCGGGAATGCCGAATGTCGAAATCCGAATGACGAACTAA
- a CDS encoding thioredoxin domain-containing protein — protein sequence MQFVRRFTAWLVIAAYLAAPAISVEAEPAHGDRPANRLAKETSPYLLLHAHNPVDWYPWGEEALARAKRENKPIFLSVGYSSCYWCHVMERESFLDAEIAAFLNEHFVCIKVDREERPDIDEIYMTSVQVYHQLAGAPAGGGWPMSVFLTPEALPFFGGSYFPPRDQEGRTGFLTVLRRVEELWKASPERIQDSAKQIAELVSATLSKRAAPGTMPTAQEASDAPQAALAEQFDAQHGGFGFSEVEPNRPKFPEPANLEFLLARAAAGNVDAKNMVRVTLDHMARGGLRDHLGGGFHRYSTDRAWAIPHFEKMLYDNAQLISVYSAAFELSADANDRETVAEAIGFVLREMTSPEGGFYSALDAETAAEEGAYYAWTKDEIEALLTLAEAKLLATAYGLNDPPNFEGRYVLLLPRGWEELAADAKSTPEQLRAELAPIRAKLLDARNMRPRPLCDTKIIAGWNGLMIAGLADAGRVFQNEEYLNAARRAADFALMRLRQEDGRLWHVYAGGEAKLNAYADDYAYLAAGLLALHRATGEDRWLQAAEALAIKQHEMFWDAQGGGYFYTSHDHEQLFARSKDPMDGVLPSTNAVSAQNWIALAAARSNGEYLTRAEDTIEAFGGYLRQFPAGMPRMALALDALRKAQAVAR from the coding sequence ATGCAATTTGTTCGGCGATTCACGGCCTGGTTGGTGATCGCGGCTTATTTGGCGGCCCCTGCGATTAGCGTTGAAGCCGAGCCGGCGCACGGGGATCGGCCGGCGAATCGACTGGCCAAGGAGACGAGTCCTTACCTGCTGTTGCATGCGCACAATCCCGTCGATTGGTATCCCTGGGGCGAAGAGGCGCTCGCGCGGGCGAAGCGGGAGAACAAGCCGATTTTTTTGTCCGTCGGCTATAGCAGTTGTTACTGGTGCCATGTGATGGAACGCGAGTCGTTCCTGGACGCCGAGATTGCAGCGTTTCTGAATGAGCATTTCGTCTGCATCAAGGTCGATCGCGAAGAGCGCCCGGACATCGATGAAATCTACATGACCTCGGTGCAGGTCTATCATCAACTCGCCGGTGCGCCGGCTGGCGGCGGCTGGCCGATGTCGGTGTTCCTGACGCCCGAGGCGCTGCCGTTCTTCGGCGGTTCCTACTTTCCGCCCCGCGACCAGGAGGGCCGCACCGGTTTTTTGACCGTGTTGCGGCGCGTGGAAGAACTGTGGAAGGCTTCGCCGGAGCGGATTCAGGACAGCGCCAAACAGATTGCCGAATTAGTGTCGGCCACACTCAGCAAGCGGGCCGCGCCCGGCACGATGCCCACGGCGCAAGAAGCGAGCGACGCGCCGCAAGCGGCGCTGGCCGAGCAGTTCGACGCGCAGCACGGCGGCTTCGGTTTCAGCGAAGTGGAACCGAACCGGCCCAAGTTTCCGGAACCGGCGAATCTGGAGTTCCTGTTGGCGCGAGCCGCCGCGGGAAACGTGGACGCCAAGAATATGGTGCGCGTCACGCTCGACCACATGGCGCGCGGCGGACTGCGCGATCATCTGGGAGGCGGCTTCCATCGCTACAGTACCGATCGCGCCTGGGCGATCCCGCATTTCGAGAAGATGCTTTACGACAACGCGCAGCTAATTAGCGTGTATAGCGCCGCCTTCGAACTGAGTGCGGATGCGAATGACCGGGAAACAGTCGCCGAGGCCATCGGATTCGTGCTACGCGAGATGACCTCGCCCGAGGGAGGTTTTTATAGCGCGCTCGATGCGGAGACCGCGGCCGAAGAGGGCGCCTACTACGCCTGGACGAAAGACGAGATCGAAGCCCTGTTGACGCTGGCGGAAGCGAAATTGCTGGCCACGGCGTACGGTCTGAACGATCCGCCAAACTTTGAAGGGCGTTATGTGCTCCTGTTACCGCGCGGTTGGGAAGAACTCGCCGCGGACGCAAAATCGACCCCCGAACAACTTCGGGCGGAACTCGCGCCAATCCGCGCCAAGTTGCTCGACGCGCGCAACATGCGACCACGACCGTTATGCGACACCAAGATTATCGCTGGCTGGAATGGGTTGATGATCGCGGGTCTCGCCGATGCGGGTCGGGTGTTTCAAAACGAAGAGTACCTGAACGCCGCACGGCGGGCGGCCGATTTCGCGCTCATGCGACTCCGCCAAGAAGACGGCAGGTTATGGCACGTCTATGCGGGCGGCGAAGCCAAACTCAATGCCTATGCCGATGACTACGCCTACCTGGCCGCAGGGTTATTGGCGCTGCACCGCGCGACCGGTGAGGATCGCTGGCTACAAGCAGCTGAAGCCTTGGCGATCAAGCAGCACGAAATGTTCTGGGATGCTCAAGGCGGCGGATACTTCTACACGTCGCACGATCACGAGCAATTGTTTGCGCGCAGTAAGGATCCGATGGACGGCGTATTGCCGTCGACCAATGCCGTGAGCGCGCAGAATTGGATAGCCCTCGCTGCGGCGCGCTCCAACGGAGAATATCTGACCCGCGCCGAAGACACGATCGAGGCCTTTGGCGGCTATTTGCGGCAGTTTCCCGCCGGCATGCCGAGGATGGCGCTCGCGCTCGATGCACTGCGCAAGGCGCAGGCGGTGGCCAGGTAG